The following are encoded together in the Montipora capricornis isolate CH-2021 chromosome 5, ASM3666992v2, whole genome shotgun sequence genome:
- the LOC138050008 gene encoding maltase-glucoamylase-like, translating into MATIVLQYTLLLFLLDLLQCSASIELSKTRLKRSIEDKNKIDCYPEKGNRAACESRGCIWQERSAEGVPWCFFPESYSGGYKIDGAVRDTKLGYQATLRRRSNTTIYGQDINEVGLDVEFQTKDRVRFKLYDTKNKRYEVPVMLPKATEKASNTKYKVVFKKDPFSLQILRKDNNVALWDSSVGVFIFEDQFIQISTKTPSSFVYGFGEQEHKSFKHNLSAWDVLPIFTRDQFPFSGGNLYGHHPFYTCMENDGKAHGVFLLNSNAMDIALQPTPAITYRTIGGILDFYIFLGPSPEDVVMQYTEAIGRTFLPPYWSLGFQLSRWGYNNIETVKNLVESMREHNLPQDVQYGDIDYMVRQKDFTYDPVNYKGLPEFVRSIKRDGLRYIIILDPAIGANDSNYQPYDSGNELNVFIKDGDTGKNLYGKVWPLLQNVTVNNSLPWDEQTRLYRQYATFPDYFHPNISKYWGELIKDFYKIIEFDGLWIDMNEPANFVKGKVGGCSKNKWDYPPYKPRIVGSIMADKTVCMNARQFNDMHYNVHSLYGWSQTLATFEAARNATGKRSIVISRSTFPSSGKYAGHWLGDNVASWDQLHKSIIGMLEFNLFGIPYIGADVCGFFDHPSNEMCLRWTQLGAFYPFSRNHNGFGNKAQDPTAFGAEFAKDARKVLETRYRLLPYLYTLFYKANMDGSTVIRPLMHEFPKDKVTWDIDRQFLWGSSLLISPVLDEGKTSVEAYLPDSRWYDYYTGKETQSRKKYVTLNAPLDHIPLHIRGGHIIPTQEPANNTAFSRKKPVGLTVALGDDGKAQGELFWDDGESIDTLVKEKYLLIKLSCDGTGIKFSVEKNGYSAPDLPKWGFIKVFGLDVDGIESVSIDRVDIKDKASFDKDSKVLKISGLSLHLSDAHEVKWTETHSKGTGHKVVLPVYVLLTMIVGFVFSKF; encoded by the exons GGCGTTCCTTGGTGCTTCTTTCCAGAGTCATACAGTGGTGGATACAAAATAGATGGGGCCGTGAGAGACACAAAGTTGGGTTACCAAGCTACATTGAGACGTCGATCAAAtactaccatatatggacaggatATTAATGAAGTCGGGCTTGACGTTGAGTTCCAGACAAAAGATCGCGTGAGATTCAAG CTGTATGACACAAAAAATAAGAGATATGAAGTACCTGTGATGCTACCAAAAGCTACAGAGAAGGCCTCTAATACGAAGTACAAAGTGGTGTTCAAGAAAGACCCTTTCTCTTTGCAAATATTGCGAAAAGACAACAATGTCGCACT GTGGGACTCCTCAGTTGGTGTTTTCATATTTGAGGACCAATTTATCCAAATCTCGACCAAGACTCCCTCGTCATTTGTATACGGGTTTGGTGAACAGGAACACAAGTCGTTCAAACACAACTTGTCCGCTTGGGACGTACTGCCCATATTTACAAGAGACCAGTTTCCCTTT AGTGGAGGAAATTTGTACGGACACCATCCGTTTTATACCTGCATGGAAAACGACGGAAAAGCACACGGAGTTTTTCTTCTTAACAGCAATGCAATGG ATATTGCTCTTCAGCCCACACCAGCCATCACGTACCGTACCATTGGAGGGATTCTTGATTTTTATATTTTCCTCGGCCCTTCACCCGAAGATGTCGTAATGCAATATACTGAG GCGATTGGTCGTACGTTTTTGCCTCCATATTGGTCCTTAGGATTCCAGCTATCTCGATGGGGTTATAACAATATTGAAACAGTAAAGAACCTGGTGGAGAGCATGCGCGAACACAATCTGCCACAG GATGTGCAATATGGCGACATTGACTACATGGTCCGACAGAAAGACTTCACCTATGATCCTGTTAACTACAAGGGTTTACCCGAGTTCGTGCGATCAATCAAGAGAGATGGGTTGCGCTATATTATCATACTG GATCCTGCCATTGGAGCTAACGACTCGAATTATCAGCCTTACGACTCGGGAAACGaattaaatgtttttattaaaGATGGTGACACCGGAAAGAATCTTTATGGAAAG GTGTGGCCGTTATTacaaaatgtgacagtgaacaACAGCTTACCGTGGGATGAGCAAACAAGG CTGTATCGTCAGTATGCCACATTTCCGGATTATTTTCACCCAAACATCAGCAAATACTGGGGCGAACTCATCAAGGACTTTTACAAAATCATTGAATTCGACGGATTGTGGATC GACATGAACGAACCTGCAAACTTTGTCAAAGGAAAAGTGGGAGGCTGCAGCAAAAACAAGTGGGACTATCCCCCATACAAACcca GGATCGTAGGAAGTATCATGGCTGATAAGACTGTTTGTATGAATGCAAGACAGTTCAATGATATGCATTACAATGTCCATAGCTTATATGGATGGAGTCAGACTCTTGCTACATTTGA AGCAGCAAGGAATGCAACAGGAAAACGAAGTATTGTTATTTCAAGATCAACGTTTCCTAGTAGCGGCAAATATGCCGGACACTGGTTGGGAGACAACGTGGCATCATGGGACCAACTTCATAAGTCAATCATTG GAATGCTAGAGTTCAACCTTTTTGGAATTCCTTAT ATTGGAGCCGATGTCTGCGGTTTCTTTGATCATCCGTCAAACGAGATGTGCCTTCGGTGGACACAGCTTGGAGCGTTTTATCCTTTCTCCAGGAATCACAACGGATTCGGAAACAAG GCTCAAGATCCCACCGCTTTTGGCGCTGAATTTGCGAAGGATGCTCGTAAAGTTCTAGAGACACGTTACAGATTATTGCCATACCTTTACACATTGTTTTACAAAGCAAACATGGACGGATCCACTGTGATCAGGCCTCTAATGCACGA GTTCCCGAAAGATAAAGTCACGTGGGATATCGATCGCCAGTTCCTTTGGGGTTCAAGCTTGCTGATATCTCCTGTTTTAGATGAG GGAAAAACGAGTGTTGAAGCGTATCTTCCAGACTCTCGTTGGTATGATTATTACACG GGCAAGGAGACACAAAGTCGAAAGAAATACGTGACACTTAACGCTCCACTCGATCACATCCCACTTCATATTCGAGGAGGTCATATTATTCCTACTCAGGAACCTGCCAATAATACTGCGTTCAG CCGTAAGAAACCAGTTGGTCTAACTGTGGCGCTTGGAGATGACGGGAAGGCTCAGGGAGAGCTTTTCTGGGACGATGGTGAATCCATTG aCACTTTGGTAAAAGAGAAATATCTGCTCATAAAACTATCTTGCGATGGG actgGCATAAAATTCTCTGTCGAAAAGAATGGCTATTCAGCCCCAGATCTTCCCAAGTGGGGTTTTATCAAAGTGTTCGGACTTGATGTGGATGGTATTGAGTCCGTGAGCATTGACCGAGTGGATATAAAAGACAAGGCCAGCTTTGACAAAGACAGCAAG gtTCTGAAAATCTCTGGTCTTTCTCTTCACCTCAGCGATGCACACGAGGTCAAGTGGACCGAGACTCACTCCAAAGGGACTGGACACAAAGTTGTACTTCCTGTATATGTTCTGCTGACCATGATCGTTGGCTTCGTGTTTTCCAAGTTCTGA
- the LOC138050009 gene encoding major facilitator superfamily domain-containing protein 6-like: MIPSSYEPIGSDFPIESDQVLESSTVGSSEQSKWRRAFSGLRQLDKSFFVSKAFYFFFYTALGTLFPFFSLFYKQLWLTPGQIGLLLALRPAVKLVCLPLWKMVSDRYSKPKVVYFISILGWIIGYFGQSFVYPSNLPCYGYSNEGLIIQNSVSPLSPPNQFNSSTASPEKNITLRGVFLDSDLPRSFQKWDPRIYRNLNNRGKQNELLLSDGKSTKRKEVSQALLSQLDGRDANSKHVNSEKEISGQRGETVASSSPNEKLGDTPSNKLSFEDSRDNAKGDAFHNEGEMKSQLLADSTSYQIIEKNGSDVIKPYEKSGDVTPSPRPLNDFRVKFNAWIFRCLILIVILTEIITTPTPMLADSAIVQSLVETKSEYGKQRLFGSLGLGLAAVLVAVWVSVFTSCLHTDTINYLPCFYLFEIAIGATVWVSLFVKFDRPLGEENVGYEFLEAMRMFKTFRNGVFLVTLFSFGFFHSLHYSFLFWYLQDLGGTPVLFSIILLMYCLAEVVTYFLSGHLVDAIGQQGMICLAFACYTARFLMYTYLTDPWFVIPMELVQGITYGGVWSIAAVYVNAPPEATSMVQSILHGSYWGIGMALGSAISGVIIDAVGARTLFLIAAGVTFMLCMFHLGIDIFNKMKSLEEEQERRLAASRGETTRKGKKKEKDKDFIGAAAAPLVPCLLYGR, translated from the exons ATGATTCCAAGTTCTTATGAGCCTATAGGATCAGACTTTCCCATCGAAAGCGACCAAGTTCTCGAGTCAAGCACGGTTGGCAGCTCAGaacaatcaaaatggcggagagCTTTCTCAGGACTACGCCAATTAGACaagagtttttttgtttcaaaggcCTTCTACTTCTTCTTCTACACGGCTTTGGGGACCCTTTTcccatttttcagtttgttcTATAAGCAGCTATGGCTAACTCCAGGTCAAATTGGACTGTTGCTCGCTTTGAGACCAGCTGTAAAACTCGTGTGCTTGCCGCTGTGGAAAATGGTGTCAGACAGGTACAGCAAACCCAAAGTGGTCTATTTTATCTCAATTCTTGGATGGATTATAGGTTATTTCGGGCAATCGTTCGTTTATCCCTCGAATTTACCATGTTATGGATATTCGAATGAAGGATTAATCATTCAGAACAGTGTGTCTCCTTTATCCCCACCAAATCAATTTAACTCAAGCACCGCCAGTCCGGAGAAGAACATTACATTGCGAGGAGTTTTTCTGGATTCAGATCTTCCTCGCTCGTTTCAAAAATGGGATCCTAGAATTTATCGGAACTTAAACAAcagagggaaacaaaatgaacttttATTAAGCGATGGTAAATCGACGAAAAGGAAGGAAGTTTCTCAAGCGTTACTTTCACAATTGGATGGTCGCGATGCAAATTCAAAACATGTAAATTCAGAAAAAGAAATATCCGGGCAACGAGGTGAGACTGTTGCAAGCTCATCCCCCAACGAGAAACTTGGAGACACACCGAGCAATAAGCTATCATTTGAGGATTCACGCGATAACGCTAAAGGCGATGCCTTTCACAACGAGGGCGAAATGAAAAGTCAACTCTTGGCCGATTCAACATCATATCAAATAATAGAAAAGAACGGCTCCGATGTGATCAAACCGTACGAGAAAAGTGGCGATGTGACCCCGAGCCCAAGACCTCTTAATGATTTCCGTGTCAAATTCAACGCGTGGATTTTTCGATGCCTGATCCTGATCGTTATTTTGACTGAAATCATCACCACGCCAACGCCTATGCTGGCTGATAGCGCCATTGTCCAATCTCTAGTCGAAACTAAAAGTGAGTACGGCAAACAAAGGTTATTTGGCTCGCTGGGTCTCGGCCTTGCCGCAGTTCTTGTTGCAGTGTGGGTTTCCGTGTTCACCAGCTGTCTTCATACAGACACCATCAATTACCTGCCTTGTTTCTACTTGTTTGAGATTGCCATTGGAGCCACTGTATGGGTGTCACTGTTTGTCAAGTTCGATCGACCACTTGGCGAAGAGAACGTTGGATACGAATTCCTGGAGGCCATGCGGATGTTTAAGACCTTTAGAAATGGCGTGTTCTTGGTGACCCTGTTCTCGTTTGGCTTCTTTCATAGCCTACACTACTCGTTTCTGTTCTGGTATCTTCAGGATCTTGGTGGTACACCTGTACTATTTAGCATCATTTTGTTAATGTATTGCCTTGCGGAAGTAGTCACCTACTTCCTGTCCGGACACTTGGTGGATGCCATCGGTCAACAGGGTATGATCTGCCTTGCTTTTGCATGCTACACTGCTAGATTCCTTATGTACACCTACCTGACCGATCCATGGTTTGTGATTCCAATGGAGTTGGTACAAGGAATTACATATGGAGGAGTATGGTCAATTGCTGCTGTTTATGTAAATGCACCACCAG AAGCAACATCCATGGTTCAGAGCATTCTTCACGGAAGCTACTGGGGCATAGGAATGGCATTGGGCTCAGCAATCAGCGGTGTTATTATTGATGCTGTAGGGGCACGCACCCTCTTCCTCATCGCGGCAGGAGTCACTTTCATGTTGTGCATGTTTCACTTGGGAATTGacattttcaacaaaatgaaatcTTTGGAAGAGGAACAAGAACGGAGACTGGCAGCAAGCCGTGGGGAGACCACGAGAAAGggcaagaaaaaagagaaagacaaagaTTTCATTGGGGCGGCGGCTGCTCCCCTGGTGCCTTGCCTTCTCTATGGAAGATAA